CGGCGCGCGGCTATAAGCGCGTCTTGGGGCGGGCCTCTGTCAGGTGGCCTGTCCCCGCGCGTCCTTCGGGGGCGGTCGGGCGGTGCGAACGCCACGGGGCTTGCGGTGCAAAGCTGTGGATATCTTGTCGGAAATCGGGCTTTGGCCGCGTTTCCTGCAAATAGCGTCTTGCCAAGTTTGGATGTTTCGTGATCCTCGGCTTCGTGATCTGCTATGGTCGGGTTATCCTGAGTGATGGCTTGACGCTCGTCTTATGAGCAGTGACAAACAGGCAACCGCTCGTTTTGCCAGCAGGGTCAGCGGATGACCCTTCTGGCCCTTTGCAGACGCCATCCCTCAAGGAGAGTGTGATGAAGTTCCGTTTCCCCATTGTCATCATCGACGAGGATTTCCGTTCGGAGAATTCGTCAGGCCTCGGCATTCGCGCCTTGGCCGAAGCCATTGAAACCGAAGGGTTCGAGGTGCTGGGCGCCACGAGCTATGGCGATCTGTCGCAATTCGCCCAGCAACAATCGCGCGCCTCGGCGTTTGTGCTGTCGATTGACGACGAGGAATTCACCCCCGGTCCCGATCTGGACCCTGCGGTGATGAACCTGCGCAATTTCATCGAGGAGGTGCGTTGGAAAAACCCTGATGTGCCGATCTATGTCTATGGCGAGACCAAGACCTCGCGCCATCTGCCCAATGACATCCTGCGCGAGCTGCACGGCTTTATCCATATGTTCGAGGATACGCCGGAATTTGTCGCCCGCCATATCGTGCGCGAGGCGAAATCCTATCTGGAAAGCATCCAGCCGCCCTTCTTCAAGGCGCTTCTGGATTATGCCGAGGACGGGTCCTATTCATGGCATTGTCCGGGGCATTCAGGCGGCGTGGCCTTCCTGAAATCGCCCATCGGCCAGATGTATCACCAGTTCTATGGCGAGAACATGCTGCGCGCCGATGTCTGCAATGCGGTGGAAGAATTGGGCCAGCTTCTGGACCATAACGGCGCGATTGGCGCCTCCGAGCGCAATGCCGCGCGGATCTTCAATTCGGACCATTGTTTCTTCGTGACCAATGGCACCTCGACCTCCAACAAGATCGTCTGGCACCACACGGTGGCACCGGGCGATGTGGTGGTGGTGGACCGCAACTGCCACAAATCGATCCTGCATTCGATCATCATGACGGGGGCTATACCGGTTTTCCTGAAGCCCACGCGCAACCATTTCGGCATCATCGGCCCGATCCCGAAATCCGAATTCACGATGGAGTCGATCCGCGCGAAAATTGCCGCCAACCCTCTGCTGGCCGGCAAGGACAAGGAAGAGGCCACGCCCCGCATCCTGACCCTGACGCAATCGACCTATGATGGCGTGCTCTACAATACCGAAGACATCAAGGAGATGCTCGACGGCCATATCGAGAACCTGCATTTTGACGAGGCATGGCTGCCGCATGCGGCCTTCCACCCGTTCTATGGCCGCTTTCATGCGATGGGCCGCAAGCGCGGGCGCACCAAGAAATCGGTCACCTATGCGACGCAATCGGTGCATAAGCTCCTGGCGGGAATTTCTCAGGCAAGCCATGTGCTGGTGCAGGATAGCGAGGAGATCAAGTTGGACCGGAGCCTCTTCAACGAGGCCTATCTGATGCATACCTCGACCTCGCCGCAATATTCGATCATCGCGTCCTGCGATGTGGCGGCGGCGATGATGGAGCCTCCGGGCGGCACCGCGCTGGTGGAAGAGAGCATCGTCGAGAGCCTCAATTTCCGCCGTGCGATGGCCAAGGTCGATGAGGAATATGCCGCGGACTGGTGGTTCAAGGTCTGGGGGCCGGAAGATTTCGACCATAATTCCGATGGTATGGGGCAGGCCCGCGACTGGGTCCTGAAGAAAACCGATGCCGAGGGTGTGGAAACCGGCGGTGGCGACAGCTGGCACGGCTTTGGCGATATGGCGCCCGGTTTCAACATGCTGGACCCGATCAAGGCGACCATCGTGACGCCGGGTCTGAACCTTGACGGGCGCTTTGACGACTGGGGGATTCCGGCCTCTATCGTGACCAAATATCTGGCCGAACATGGCGTGGTGGTCGAGAAAACGGGCCTTTATTCCTTCTTTATCCTATTCACCATCGGCATCACCAAGGGCCGCTGGAACACGCTTCTGACGGCGCTCCAGCAGTTCAAGGATGATTTCGACAAGAACCAGCCGCTCTGGCGGGCGATGCCCGAGTTCTGCCACAAGCAGCCGCGTTATGAACGGATGGGGCTGCGCGACCTGTGCGATCATGTCCATAAGCTTTACGCAAAATACGATGTGGCGAAGCTCTCGACCGAGATCTATCTGTCGGATCTGACGCCCTCGATGACGCCAGCCGATGCGTTCTCGCATATCGCGCGGCGCACCACGCAGCGGGTACCGATCGATGATCTGGAAGGCCGCATCACCACCTCGCTTGTGACGCCTTATCCGCCGGGCATTCCGCTGCTGATCCCCGGCGAGGTCTTCAACAAACGCATCGTGGATTACCTCAAGTTCAACCGCGAATTCGCCCGCGAATGCCCGGGGTTCGAGACCGATATCCACGGTCTGGTGCAGGAGACCGGCCCCGACGGCCAGATCCAGTATTTCGCGGATTGCGTGGCCGAATAGGCCCCTGTTCCCTGCGTCATCCGGCCGGATCGGGTGACGCTGCCGCCCCCTGGCACGACCCGTGCGTGAGACCGATGCGCAGACCACACAGGAGCCGACCATGAGCTTTCCCCATCAGGCCATCTTCTGGGATATCGATGGCACACTTGCCGATAGCGAGCCGGTGCATGAGCGTTCGTTCCATCAGGCCATCAAAGGTTTGGGGCTCAGCCTGCCCGACGATCTGCATGACCGCATTCTGGGGCTGAGCGAGGAGGTCTGCCACGCTTTTCTGGTCGATCACTGCGGTCTGCGGATGGATCTGGCCGACTGGACCCATCGTCGCCATGCGATCTATATGGGGATGCTGGGCGAGGTGGCCCCCTTTCCCAGGGCGCTGCAGATCTGGGCCGGGCTGGAGGCGGCCGGAATCGCCCAGATGCCGGTCTCCAATTCCGACCGCAGGCTGGTGATGGCCAATCTGGATGTGCTCGGTCTGAGCCGTCCGCGGATGAAGCTGGTCAGTCGCAATGATGTGCGTGCAGGCAAACCCGCCCCCGAGCCTTACCTGCGTGCGGCATGGTTGCTTGAACTGGACCCGACCACCTGCGCGGTGGTCGAGGACAGCCCGACGGGCGTGCAGGCCGGACGGGCCGCGGGCATGACCGTTTATGCCGCCCCCGATATGGCGCCTGCCTTGCGTGAAAAGCTGGATCTGCCCTGCGCGCTAAGCCTTCTGGACGGGCTTCCGGCGCAGGCGGCACCTGTCGCCTAAAGTCGCAATTTATCGCGCAAGCGTCGGTTTTGCGTAAAAATCACTTGCCCTGTCGCAGCGGATCGGGCATCCCTCAGCCAACAGCCGCTACGGGAGAATCCGGCCATCGCGCCGGTGCCGAAGGAGCAACCGCCCCGGGAAACTCTCAGGCAAAAGGACCGAACGGCTACAGACTCTGGAGAGAGGCGCGGGAAACTGCGTCCGCCGAAGGAATAACATTCTCAGGCGCCTGAGACCCGTATGGGGTCGGGCAGGGACAGATGGGGCATCGAGCGGTTGCAGGGCTTTCCTGCGACGAAACACATCGATGCCGGGGATCCGGCTTTATATAAGGAGATCCCGATGACGGAGCTCTTGCGCACGGATCTGTATGATCTGCATGTGTCTTTGGGTGCCAAGATGGTGCCTTTCGCTGGCTGGGAAATGCCCGTGCAATATCCTATGGGCGTGATGAAGGAACATCTTCACACACGCGCCGAGGCCGGTCTGTTCGATGTCTCGCATATGGGGCAGGTGATCGTGCCCTTGTCAGCCATTGACGCGCTGGAAGCCCTGATCCCCGTCGATATCGCGGGGCTGAAGGAAGGCCGCCAGCGCTATGGCATTTTCACCAATGAGACGGGCGGCATTCTGGACGATCTGATGATCGCACGTAAATCCGACCATCTGTTTCTGGTGGTCAATGCCGCCTGTGCCGAGGCCGATATCGCCCATCTTCAGGCCCATCTGCCCGAGGTCACCGTTATCCGCGACCGTGCCCTGATCGCGCTGCAAGGCCCCAAGGCCGAGGCTGCTTTGGCCCGCCTGATGCCCTCCGTGGCCGAGATGCGCTTCATGGATGTCGCAGAGGCCGAATGGAACGGTCAGCTGCTGTGGATCTCGCGCTCGGGCTATACCGGCGAGGATGGCTACGAGATTTCGGTGCCCTCTGCGGTGGCAGTAAGCTTCACGCAGGCACTTCTCGATATGGACGAGGTTGCGCCCATCGGTCTGGGCGCGCGCGACAGCCTGCGCCTTGAGGCGGGGCTGTGCCTTTATGGCCATGATCTTGACCCCGATACCACGCCTGTCGAAGGCAATATCGCTTGGGCCATCCAGAAGGTCCGCCGCAAGGGGGGCGCCCGCGAGGGCGGCTTCCCCGGTGCGGACCGCATCTTGGCGCAGTTGGAGACAGGTGCCACCCGCCGCCGCATGGGCCTGCGCCCCGAAGGCCGCGCCCCCATGCGCGAGGGCGTCGAGGTCTTTGACGCGCCCGAAGGCGGAGCCAAGATCGGCACGATCACCTCGGGCGGTTTCGGCCCCTCGGTCGGCGCGCCCATCGCGATGGCCTATCTGCCCGCTAGCCTGACCGAAGGCGATACCGTCTGGGGCGAGGTCCGCGGCAAGCGCCTGCCTGCCAAGGTGGCGGCGATGCCCTTCCAAGTGCAAACCTACAAACGTTAAACCTACCTTCGTGCCCTAGGCACAAGCATCATCACATAGGCATCATCATACAGGGGAACGCATGATGAAATTCACCGAAGAGCATGAATGGCTCCGCGTCGAGGGCGATCTGGTTGTTGTCGGTATCACCGAGCATGCCTCCGAGCAGCTTGGCGATGTGGTCTTTGTCGAACTGCCCGAGCCCGGCACGCAAGTGGCCAAGGGCGACGAGATCTGCGTGATCGAGTCGGTCAAAGCGGCGTCGGACATCAGCGCCCCCGTTGATGGCGAAGTGGTCGAGGTCAATGACGCGCTGGCCGATAATCCCGCGCTGGTCAACGAAGACCCGCTGGAAGGCGCATGGTTCTTCAAGATGAAGCTCGAGGACATGGACCAGCTCGACGCCTTCATGGACGAAGACGAATATAAAGACTTCATCGGCTGATTGGCCGGTCGGACGGGCCCTTTTCGGGCCCGTTCGCACGATGGTCCGCCTCTATCGGTCCGCATGTTGCGGGCTGGACGTCTCCCCTATTGGAACAGGTGCTGCGCTATGCCCTTTACCCCTTCCGCCTATAATACCTATGACTTCGCCAATCGTCGCCACATCGGCCCCAGCCCCTCGGAAATGGCCGAGATGCTGAAGGTGGTGGGCGTGCAGACGCTCGACCAGCTGATCGACGAGACCGTGCCTGCGGGTATCCGCCAGAAGGACGCGCTGTCTTGGGCGCCTTTGTCGGAATACCGCCTGCTGGAGAAAATGCGCGAGGTGGCGGGCAAGAACCGCGTGATGACCTCGCTGATCGGGCAGGGCTATTACGGCACTGTCACGCCCCCCGCGATCCAGCGCAATATCCTCGAGAACCCCGCTTGGTACACGGCCTATACGCCCTATCAGCCCGAGATCGCGCAGGGCCGTCTTGAGGCGCTGCTGAACTACCAGACGATGGTGTCCGACCTGACTGGCCTGCCGGTGGCCAATGCCTCCCTGCTGGATGAGGCGACGGCGGCGGCCGAGGCGATGGCCATGGCGCAGCGTTCGGCCAAGTCGAAGGCCAAGGCGTTCTTCGTCGACATCAACTGCCACCCGCAGACGATTTCGGTGATCGAGACCCGTGCGCTTCCTCTGGGTATCGAGATCCTCAAGGGCGAGCCGGAAGAGCTGGTGGCCGATCAGGTCTTCGGCGCGATCTTCCAATATCCGGGCACTCTGGGCCATGTGCGTGATTTCACCGCCCAATGCGAGGCGCTGCATGAGGCTAAGGCCGTGGCCGTGGTCGCCACCGATCTGCTGGCGCTTTGCGTGCTGAAAGAGCCGGGCGCGATGGGCGCCGATATTGCCGTGGGTTCCGCGCAGCGCTTCGGCGTGCCGATGGGCTATGGTGGCCCGCATGCCGCCTTCATGTCCTGCCGCGATGAGTTCAAACGCTCCATGCCGGGGCGGATTGTGGGCGTGTCGATCGACGCCAAGGGCAATAAGGCCTACCGCCTTGCGCTGCAGACGCGCGAACAGCATATCCGCCGCGAGAAGGCGACCTCGAATGTCTGTACCGCTCAGGCTCTGCTGGCAGTGATGGCCTCTTTCTATGCCGTCTTCCACGGGCCGATGGGCCTGAAGGCGATTGCGGAATCGGTGCATTACCATGCCGTGCGTCTGCGTGATGCGTTGGTGGCGGCAGGGGCCGATGTGCAGCCCGCAGCCTTCTTCGACACGCTGACCGTGCGCGTGGGTGTGGGCCAGCAGGGCATCATGGCCGCTGCCCGTCACCGTGGGCTGAACCTGCGCAGGGTCGGCACGGACCGCGTGGGGATTTCGGTCGATGAGCTCACCGATGAGGGCGTGCTGACCCGCCTGCTGGACGCGTTCGGCATCACCGATCCGGCCCCCACGCAGGTTGAACGCGGCTTCCCCGAGGCGCTGGTCCGCGAAAGCGAGTACCTCACCCATCCGGTCTTCCAGATGAACCGCGCCGAATCCGAGATGATGCGCTATATGCGCCGCCTCTCGGACCGCGATCTGGCGCTGGATCGCGCGATGATCCCGCTTGGGTCCTGCACGATGAAGCTCAATGCCGCCGCCGAGATGATGCCGATCACCTGGCCGGAATTCGGCTCGCTGCATCCGTTCGCGCCGCGCAATCAGGCCGAGGGCTATCATGAGGCGATTGCCGATCTGACCGAGAAGCTGTGCGAAATCACCGGCTATGACGCGTTCTCCATGCAGCCGAACTCGGGTGCGCAGGGTGAATATGCGGGGCTTCTGACTATTGCCGCCTATCACAAGGCACGCGGTGAAGAGCACCGCAATATCTGCCTGATCCCCGTCTCGGCGCATGGCACCAATCCGGCCTCCGCTCAGATGGCGGGTATGAAGGTCGTGGTGGTGAAATCCGCGCCCAATGGCGATGTGGATATCGAGGATTTCGAGGCCAAGGCTCTGGAGGCAGGGGCCAATCTTGCGGCCTGCATGATCACCTATCCCTCGACCCACGGCGTCTTCGAGGAAACCGTCCGCACGATCTGCGAGATCACCCATAAGCACGGCGGTCAGGTCTATCTGGACGGGGCCAATATGAACGCGATGGTGGGTCTGGTGAAACCGGGCGAGGTCGGCTCGGATGTCAGCCACCTCAACCTGCATAAAACCTTCGCCATCCCGCATGGCGGCGGTGGTCCGGGCATGGGGCCGATTGGCGTGAAGGCACATCTGGCACCCTATCTGCCCGGTCACCCCGAAGAGGGCACTGATGGCACGGTCTCGGCGGCGCCCTATGGCTCGGCCTCTATCCTGCTGATCTCATGGGCCTATTGCCTGATGATGGGCGGCGAGGGTCTGGCGCAGGCGACCCGTGTGGCGATCCTGAACGCCAATTACATCGCCTCGCGCCTGAAAGGCGATTACCCGATCCTCTTCATGGGCAATCGTGGCCGTGTGGCGCATGAGTGCATCCTTGATACGCGCGGCTTTGCCGATGTGGGAGTGACCGTGGATGATCTGGCCAAGCGTCTGGTGGATAACGGTTTCCACGCGCCGACCATGTCCTTCCCTGTGGCGGGTACGCTGATGGTGGAGCCGACCGAGTCGGAAACCAAGGCGGAAATCGACCGCTTCATCACGGCGCTGCTGGCGATCCGCGAGGAAGTGCGCGCAGTGGAAAATGGCGAGATCTCGGCAGAGGATAGCCCGCTGCGCCATGCCCCGCATACGGTTGAAGACCTCGTGGCCGAATGGGACCGCGCCTATACCCGCGAGGCAGGCTGTTTCCCGCCCGGGTCGTTCCGCGAGGATAAATACTGGCCGCCGGTGGGGCGTGTGGACAATGTCCATGGCGACCGCAATCTGATCTGTATCTGCCCGCCGCCCGAGGCCTATGCGGCAGAATGATCCATAAGAGGGGGCGATAGCGCCCCCTTTTTCTTTGGCCTTTCGGCCTCTTTTGCTTGGGCGCATGACAGGGTAGAAACCGGCAAACCGGAGGAGGACCCCGATGCTTTACGATATGCGCAAGCTTGACGCCCAGATCGCGCTCTGGCTCGATGAAGATTGTGGCCAGTTCGATCTGACCGCGAAGATCATGGTGGAGGAGGACGCGCAGGGGCGGTTCGCCTTTAACGCGCGCGAGGATATGGTGCTGGCAGGGCTGCCGATGGCCGCGCGGGTGTTCCGCCATCTGGACCCGAAACTGAAGCTGGAGGCTTTGGCCGAGGAAGGCGAGCGGATCGAGGCGGGCACCACTTTCGCCATTATTCAGGGCAATGCGCAGGCGATCCTGACGGGCGAGCGTGTCGCGCTGAACCTGATGCAGCGGATGTGCGGCATTGCCACGCTGACCGCCGCCTATGTGGCCGAGATCAAGGGCACGGGGGCGTTTCTGGTGGATACGCGCAAGACCACGCCGGGGCTGCGCGGGCTTGAGAAATATGCGGTCACCTGTGGCGGCGGGCGCAACCACCGCCTCAGCCTTGATGGCGGGATCATGTTGAAAGACAACCATATCGCGGTGGCCGGATCGATCACTTTGGCGGTGGCACGCGCCAAGGCGGCAGCACCCGTTCTGACCAAGATCGAGGTCGAATGCGACCGTCTGGAGCAGGTCGAAGAGGCGCTGGCGGCGGGGGCCGATGTTATCATGCTGGATAATATGAGCAATGACGAGATGCGCGCGGCGGTCAGGCTGGTGGGCGGGCGCGTGCCGCTGGAATGTTCGGGCGGGGTGCGGCTGGACACGATCCGCGCCAAGGCGGAAACCGGCGTCGATTTCATCTCGGTCGGACGTATTACCCAAAGCGCGCCCTGCGTCGATATCGGGCTGGATGACCTGTAAGGTTTTCATGGACATAAGGGCGCAGGGTCTTAGATAATGGCCCGACCGCTCAGGGAGGATGAGGTCCATGCAGACGATCAGCGGGACTGCCCCGCGCAAGACCACAGGAGCGGTCGGGGGCAGGGTCTCGACGCCCGAAGAGATCGAGGGGCTGATCGCCCGTATTGTCCTGCGCGACCGCGCGGCGTTTTCGGCGCTTTATGATGCCACAAGCGCCAAGCTGTTCGGCGTCTGCCTGAACATCCTCGACAACCGCGCCGAGGCCGAAGACGCTTTGCAGGACGTGTTCCTGCGGATCTGGCGCAAGGCCGACCGTTATAGCGCCACAGGGCATAGCCCGATGACATGGCTGATCACGCTGGCACGTAATCTGGCCATTGACCGGTTGCGCAAGCGCCAGAAGGGGCGCACCGACCTTGACGAGATGCCCGATCTTTCCGATGGCCGCCCCGATCCCGAAGCGGTGCTGATTGCACATTCGGAGGCCCGACGGATCGGCTCCTGCCTTGAGCGGCTGGAAGATGGTCGTGCCGATGCGGTGCGCGGGGCCTATCTGCGCGGCGATAGCTATG
The sequence above is drawn from the Thioclava sp. GXIMD4216 genome and encodes:
- the gcvH gene encoding glycine cleavage system protein GcvH produces the protein MKFTEEHEWLRVEGDLVVVGITEHASEQLGDVVFVELPEPGTQVAKGDEICVIESVKAASDISAPVDGEVVEVNDALADNPALVNEDPLEGAWFFKMKLEDMDQLDAFMDEDEYKDFIG
- a CDS encoding sigma-70 family RNA polymerase sigma factor gives rise to the protein MQTISGTAPRKTTGAVGGRVSTPEEIEGLIARIVLRDRAAFSALYDATSAKLFGVCLNILDNRAEAEDALQDVFLRIWRKADRYSATGHSPMTWLITLARNLAIDRLRKRQKGRTDLDEMPDLSDGRPDPEAVLIAHSEARRIGSCLERLEDGRADAVRGAYLRGDSYADLAERHGVPLNTMRTWLRRSLMKLKDCMSQ
- a CDS encoding HAD family phosphatase — protein: MSFPHQAIFWDIDGTLADSEPVHERSFHQAIKGLGLSLPDDLHDRILGLSEEVCHAFLVDHCGLRMDLADWTHRRHAIYMGMLGEVAPFPRALQIWAGLEAAGIAQMPVSNSDRRLVMANLDVLGLSRPRMKLVSRNDVRAGKPAPEPYLRAAWLLELDPTTCAVVEDSPTGVQAGRAAGMTVYAAPDMAPALREKLDLPCALSLLDGLPAQAAPVA
- the gcvP gene encoding aminomethyl-transferring glycine dehydrogenase produces the protein MPFTPSAYNTYDFANRRHIGPSPSEMAEMLKVVGVQTLDQLIDETVPAGIRQKDALSWAPLSEYRLLEKMREVAGKNRVMTSLIGQGYYGTVTPPAIQRNILENPAWYTAYTPYQPEIAQGRLEALLNYQTMVSDLTGLPVANASLLDEATAAAEAMAMAQRSAKSKAKAFFVDINCHPQTISVIETRALPLGIEILKGEPEELVADQVFGAIFQYPGTLGHVRDFTAQCEALHEAKAVAVVATDLLALCVLKEPGAMGADIAVGSAQRFGVPMGYGGPHAAFMSCRDEFKRSMPGRIVGVSIDAKGNKAYRLALQTREQHIRREKATSNVCTAQALLAVMASFYAVFHGPMGLKAIAESVHYHAVRLRDALVAAGADVQPAAFFDTLTVRVGVGQQGIMAAARHRGLNLRRVGTDRVGISVDELTDEGVLTRLLDAFGITDPAPTQVERGFPEALVRESEYLTHPVFQMNRAESEMMRYMRRLSDRDLALDRAMIPLGSCTMKLNAAAEMMPITWPEFGSLHPFAPRNQAEGYHEAIADLTEKLCEITGYDAFSMQPNSGAQGEYAGLLTIAAYHKARGEEHRNICLIPVSAHGTNPASAQMAGMKVVVVKSAPNGDVDIEDFEAKALEAGANLAACMITYPSTHGVFEETVRTICEITHKHGGQVYLDGANMNAMVGLVKPGEVGSDVSHLNLHKTFAIPHGGGGPGMGPIGVKAHLAPYLPGHPEEGTDGTVSAAPYGSASILLISWAYCLMMGGEGLAQATRVAILNANYIASRLKGDYPILFMGNRGRVAHECILDTRGFADVGVTVDDLAKRLVDNGFHAPTMSFPVAGTLMVEPTESETKAEIDRFITALLAIREEVRAVENGEISAEDSPLRHAPHTVEDLVAEWDRAYTREAGCFPPGSFREDKYWPPVGRVDNVHGDRNLICICPPPEAYAAE
- a CDS encoding arginine/lysine/ornithine decarboxylase; the protein is MKFRFPIVIIDEDFRSENSSGLGIRALAEAIETEGFEVLGATSYGDLSQFAQQQSRASAFVLSIDDEEFTPGPDLDPAVMNLRNFIEEVRWKNPDVPIYVYGETKTSRHLPNDILRELHGFIHMFEDTPEFVARHIVREAKSYLESIQPPFFKALLDYAEDGSYSWHCPGHSGGVAFLKSPIGQMYHQFYGENMLRADVCNAVEELGQLLDHNGAIGASERNAARIFNSDHCFFVTNGTSTSNKIVWHHTVAPGDVVVVDRNCHKSILHSIIMTGAIPVFLKPTRNHFGIIGPIPKSEFTMESIRAKIAANPLLAGKDKEEATPRILTLTQSTYDGVLYNTEDIKEMLDGHIENLHFDEAWLPHAAFHPFYGRFHAMGRKRGRTKKSVTYATQSVHKLLAGISQASHVLVQDSEEIKLDRSLFNEAYLMHTSTSPQYSIIASCDVAAAMMEPPGGTALVEESIVESLNFRRAMAKVDEEYAADWWFKVWGPEDFDHNSDGMGQARDWVLKKTDAEGVETGGGDSWHGFGDMAPGFNMLDPIKATIVTPGLNLDGRFDDWGIPASIVTKYLAEHGVVVEKTGLYSFFILFTIGITKGRWNTLLTALQQFKDDFDKNQPLWRAMPEFCHKQPRYERMGLRDLCDHVHKLYAKYDVAKLSTEIYLSDLTPSMTPADAFSHIARRTTQRVPIDDLEGRITTSLVTPYPPGIPLLIPGEVFNKRIVDYLKFNREFARECPGFETDIHGLVQETGPDGQIQYFADCVAE
- the gcvT gene encoding glycine cleavage system aminomethyltransferase GcvT — translated: MTELLRTDLYDLHVSLGAKMVPFAGWEMPVQYPMGVMKEHLHTRAEAGLFDVSHMGQVIVPLSAIDALEALIPVDIAGLKEGRQRYGIFTNETGGILDDLMIARKSDHLFLVVNAACAEADIAHLQAHLPEVTVIRDRALIALQGPKAEAALARLMPSVAEMRFMDVAEAEWNGQLLWISRSGYTGEDGYEISVPSAVAVSFTQALLDMDEVAPIGLGARDSLRLEAGLCLYGHDLDPDTTPVEGNIAWAIQKVRRKGGAREGGFPGADRILAQLETGATRRRMGLRPEGRAPMREGVEVFDAPEGGAKIGTITSGGFGPSVGAPIAMAYLPASLTEGDTVWGEVRGKRLPAKVAAMPFQVQTYKR
- the nadC gene encoding carboxylating nicotinate-nucleotide diphosphorylase — translated: MLYDMRKLDAQIALWLDEDCGQFDLTAKIMVEEDAQGRFAFNAREDMVLAGLPMAARVFRHLDPKLKLEALAEEGERIEAGTTFAIIQGNAQAILTGERVALNLMQRMCGIATLTAAYVAEIKGTGAFLVDTRKTTPGLRGLEKYAVTCGGGRNHRLSLDGGIMLKDNHIAVAGSITLAVARAKAAAPVLTKIEVECDRLEQVEEALAAGADVIMLDNMSNDEMRAAVRLVGGRVPLECSGGVRLDTIRAKAETGVDFISVGRITQSAPCVDIGLDDL